Proteins encoded together in one Lathyrus oleraceus cultivar Zhongwan6 chromosome 5, CAAS_Psat_ZW6_1.0, whole genome shotgun sequence window:
- the LOC127085050 gene encoding probable receptor-like serine/threonine-protein kinase At4g34500, giving the protein MATSGASLPLLTNRTSIAGLKFYVLVIIFLAIAVSILLITVLCIRRNRSSKKSQMQVKVKHSSGTIPLVSKEIVEVIKIGNVIDDDPKMQKQVECEIEESSSVSVESPSPSPENIGWGRWYTLKELENATGRFSDGNVIGEGGYGIVYRGILQDGSVVAVKNLLNNKGQAEKEFKVEVEAIGKVRHKNLVGLVGYCAEGAQRMLVYEYVDNGNLEQWLHGDVGPISPLTWDIRMKIAVGTAKGLAYLHEGLEPKVVHRDVKSSNILLDKKWNARVSDFGLAKLLGSGKSYVTTRVMGTFGYVSPEYASTGMLNESSDVYSFGILLMELITGRSPIDYSRPPAEMNLVDWFKGMVASRRGDELLDPLIEIQPSPRSLKRALLVCLRCIDLDANKRPKMGQIVHMLEADDFPFRSDLRTREKDYVPSQADESKKVLYPTRHAEPVYKASWR; this is encoded by the exons ATGGCAACTTCCGGCGCTTCCTTGCCGTTGCTAACTAACCGAACATCTATCGCCGGTCTCAAATTCTACGTCTTAGTCATCATTTTCCTCGCAATCGCAGTCTCGATTCTTCTCATCACCGTTCTCTGCATTCGCCGGAACCGAAGCTCAAAGAAGAGCCAAATGCAAGTGAAAGTGAAGCATAGCTCCGGCACAATTCCGCTCGTTTCTAAGGAGATCGTGGAGGTGATCAAGATCGGAAATGTTATTGATGATGATCCGAAGATGCAGAAGCAAGTGGAGTGCGAGATCGAAGAGAGTAGTAGTGTGTCGGTGGAGTCTCCGTCTCCATCTCCGGAGAACATAGGTTGGGGTCGGTGGTACACTTTGAAGGAATTGGAGAATGCGACCGGTAGATTTTCCGATGGGAACGTGATCGGAgaaggaggttatggaattgTATACAGAGGAATTCTTCAAGACGGTTCTGTGGTTGCTGTGAAGAATCTTCTTAACAATAA GGGTCAAGCAGAGAAAGAGTTTAAGGTGGAGGTTGAAGCCATTGGAAAAGTGAGGCATAAGAATTTGGTAGGGCTAGTTGGATATTGTGCAGAAGGTGCTCAAAG GATGCTTGTTTATGAATATGTTGACAATGGAAATTTAGAGCAGTGGCTACATGGTGATGTAGGACCTATTAGCCCCTTGACATGGGATATAAGAATGAAGATTGCAGTTGGCACTGCAAAAGG GCTAGCCTATTTGCACGAAGGCTTAGAACCCAAAGTTGTCCACAGAGACGTAAAATCCAGCAATATTCTTTTGGACAAAAAATGGAATGCAAGAGTATCAGATTTTGGACTTGCCAAGCTCTTAGGCTCTGGCAAAAGCTATGTTACAACCCGTGTAATGGGGACATTTGG ATATGTTTCGCCCGAGTATGCAAGCACGGGAATGCTTAACGAGAGCAGTGATGTATATAGTTTTGGGATTCTACTCATGGAGCTAATTACAGGAAGAAGCCCCATTGATTATTCTAGACCACCTGCAGAG ATGAACTTGGTTGATTGGTTTAAAGGAATGGTAGCAAGTCGTCGCGGTGATGAACTACTTGATCCTTTAATTGAGATTCAACCCTCTCCGAGGTCTTTGAAGCGTGCTTTACTTGTTTGTCTGCGTTGCATAGATTTGGATGCCAATAAGCGACCAAAGATGGGGCAAATTGTTCATATGCTCGAGGCAGATGATTTTCCTTTTCGTTCT GATCTTCGAACTAGAGAGAAAGATTATGTTCCCTCTCAGGCAGACGAATCCAAAAAGGTTCTGTATCCAACAAGGCATGCGGAGCCCGTATATAAAGCAAGCTGGAGATGA